Sequence from the Neptunomonas japonica JAMM 1380 genome:
TCGTAGATTTCGCAAAGGTACTCGGCAATAGCCCCACTCTCAAATAATGTGAGTTCACCATCTTCCAAACAAGGCACGCGACCAAGCGGATGGCGGCTTAAATAATCATCGCTGCGCAAAGCACGGCCAAACGAGAATAATACAACGTCAACATCGAGCTTGAGCTCGTTGATTAACCATAAAGAGCGCATCGAGCGCGCTTCATGACAATGAAAAAGCTTCAGCGCCATTTTATTATCCTTTTTATAAACACAAAGAAGTTCATCACCTTAGTATCACAAGACAGTCAGGGGGCCTATGGATCACCAACCTAAATACGCCTGGAACAAAAATGCAGAGAGAGTCTACTAACATTCAACCATTTTTATTTTTTGCTGAAGAAAGCGATATAAATCGGCGGCAGGCACCGGTTTAGAATACAGATACCCTTGAAAGACGTGGCAACCAAGCGCTAGTAAGGTATCTCTTTGGGCATAGGTTTCTACCCCCTCAGCAACTACAACTAAATCCAATCTATCAGCTGTGGCAATGATTACTTGAACAATGGCGGCATCTTCTGATGAAGGGCGAAGATTAGTAACAAACGAGCGATCAATTTTCAGGATATCCAGTGGCAAATTTCGTAAATATTTAAGTGACGAATAACCGGTGCCAAAATCGTCAATCGCAAACGAGATCCCTCTTTGCTTAAGTAACTTCATTTTGCTACTAGCAATTTCAAAGTTATTGAGCAGCATATTCTCAGTGATCTCCAGCTCTAACATATGACCGGGGAGTTGAGCCGTATCCATCAGATCGAATATTCGATCAACAAAATCAACCTGCATAAACTGCAATGGGCTGATATTAATTGCCATACGCCTAAATGATTCGGGTAGCCCTTGTTCAATCCAACTTGAAAGTTGCTGAATGCCCTGCGCAAGCACCCAGTTACCTATCTCAACGATCTGCCCACTATCTTCTGCAATACTAATAAAGTCACCGGGAAAGACTATTCCTTTGCTCGGATGACACCAACGCAATAAAGCTTCTGCGCCAATGACCTCGTCTCCAGCACCAACTTGAGGCTGGAACCAAAGCTCGAACTCATTATTTTCAATCGCTTGATGCAAACCTTTTTCAATCTCCAGTCTTTCCTGTGCAGAAGATTGCATCTCCGGATCATAGAACTGAAAAGCGTTTCGTCCTAGAGCCTTTGCGCGATAAAGTGCGGTATCAGCATGACGCAAAATATCCAGTGCGCCATTGGAGTTATCAGGAAATACAGCTATTCCGATACTAGCAGTGCAATAAAGAAGATGGTTATAAATCTCAAACGGGATTGCCATGTGCTCAAGCAATTTGAGTGCAATGCTAGCTACCATTTCAGCACACGCATCTGATGAATCACTAGTACTAGGCAATAAAACGACAAACTCATCACCCCCAAAACGAGCACATGTACTCTCGCCTGGCAGTATTTCTACTAAACGTTGAGAGACCTCACATAACAACTTATCTCCGATACCGTGCCCAAGAGAGTCATTGATTGTTTTAAATCGATCTAAATCCAAATACAGTACTGCACCATAGTTTTTATTGACCTGGTGAAGCTCAATAGAAGATGTTAAACGATCCAAAAATAAACGCCTGTTAGCAAGGCCGGTGAGAGTATCAAAGAATGCCAGGTCATAAATTTGCCGCTCGGCTTCTTTACGTATAGTTATATCCCGGGCAAGTACCAAAATATAACTCGTATCTTGGAGCGTTAACTTTATGCCACGAGCCTCAATGGGAAATCGGTGCTTCTCACCAACCTGAATATCCTCAAACGTTTGGGCTTGTTTAGCATCAATACCACCAAATAGGCTCTGTAGTTGGTCCGGTGAATAATCTTGGCTGAAATCAGCTAGTTTTTTTCCTTCTAGAATATCACGTGCCACACCAAGGGTTTCAACCGCCTGATTGTTGACTTGTATAATGGTCGTGTCAGGAAGGCAAAGAAACATCGCATCCCCGGCATTTTCCATGAGTGAACGAGAAAAGTGCTCACTTTTGGATAGATCTTGAATAGTGTCATGCAACTGATCGGCGACTTGCTTTCGCTCCTGCCATAGCTTATCGAAGCTAAAAACTAGGTCACCGATCTCATCTAGTTCAGTATAAGGAAGCCTCGTATAATCATTACTATTGCGGAGTTGATTAACCCACTTAGCTATTTTCAACACCGGCTGAGACAGGTAACGATAAATCAGAAGCAGGAACAAACAAGCCAATACAACATCATGAATTACCCCCAAACCCAAACTAACCGCAGCCCGATGCGCAAAGTTTTCAGCAATGAAGGTTGCATCAAGATCAATAACAAGTTGTGCAGGATACCCTTTTTGCATTCCTACTGTTAGCGGAGTGCTAATATGAGTTTTCACACGAAAAAAGTAACGACCAATCGTCGCTAAAGTGGTTTGCTCAGCGGGTTCTCGGATATGTTTGCTAAGCACATCACCAAAATCATCAATAAGGCTAGCTCGATAGATCATGGGGTTGGCTATTAGTGCTTTGGTAATATCACTTGCTTGCTCTGTATCTAAGTTATAAACAACACGAGTCGCATTCTCCCTATGCAAGACTATTATTCGCTCAATCCTGCCTTGTAAACTGTCTTCTTCCAGTTCTAAATCAAAATAAATTTGCCAACAGGTTGAAATTAACCCTAATAACAACGAGATGAGAAGAACCGAGCGAGCTTGCTTAAACGCAATTCGGTGTCTAAATTTAAAAGCCATCACTAGTGTCCTTACAGGCTTGTCTCAATCTAACAAGAGTTCGAAAGAAACTCTTTATAAGTACTTGTCATAGATCGCATCGAATTTTCCGGATGCTTTAATACGTTCTAGACCAGTATTAAACTTGTTGAGTAACTCAGCGTTATCGGGGTAGTGCTTACTCAAACACAGATAAAATGCAGAACCTTGCTTATCAGCAAGT
This genomic interval carries:
- a CDS encoding putative bifunctional diguanylate cyclase/phosphodiesterase, which codes for MAFKFRHRIAFKQARSVLLISLLLGLISTCWQIYFDLELEEDSLQGRIERIIVLHRENATRVVYNLDTEQASDITKALIANPMIYRASLIDDFGDVLSKHIREPAEQTTLATIGRYFFRVKTHISTPLTVGMQKGYPAQLVIDLDATFIAENFAHRAAVSLGLGVIHDVVLACLFLLLIYRYLSQPVLKIAKWVNQLRNSNDYTRLPYTELDEIGDLVFSFDKLWQERKQVADQLHDTIQDLSKSEHFSRSLMENAGDAMFLCLPDTTIIQVNNQAVETLGVARDILEGKKLADFSQDYSPDQLQSLFGGIDAKQAQTFEDIQVGEKHRFPIEARGIKLTLQDTSYILVLARDITIRKEAERQIYDLAFFDTLTGLANRRLFLDRLTSSIELHQVNKNYGAVLYLDLDRFKTINDSLGHGIGDKLLCEVSQRLVEILPGESTCARFGGDEFVVLLPSTSDSSDACAEMVASIALKLLEHMAIPFEIYNHLLYCTASIGIAVFPDNSNGALDILRHADTALYRAKALGRNAFQFYDPEMQSSAQERLEIEKGLHQAIENNEFELWFQPQVGAGDEVIGAEALLRWCHPSKGIVFPGDFISIAEDSGQIVEIGNWVLAQGIQQLSSWIEQGLPESFRRMAINISPLQFMQVDFVDRIFDLMDTAQLPGHMLELEITENMLLNNFEIASSKMKLLKQRGISFAIDDFGTGYSSLKYLRNLPLDILKIDRSFVTNLRPSSEDAAIVQVIIATADRLDLVVVAEGVETYAQRDTLLALGCHVFQGYLYSKPVPAADLYRFLQQKIKMVEC